The following are encoded in a window of Anopheles gambiae chromosome X, idAnoGambNW_F1_1, whole genome shotgun sequence genomic DNA:
- the LOC133391693 gene encoding uncharacterized protein LOC133391693, which produces MLTKEELLCALEVANIEVPPKATLPQLRMLYEQSVPKNKMEEQSTQNFIPQRVCADEDEVTNNGNHVAAAAILMKDKAAPTSSTQGASFDATSHQLELMALRAKIMEMEQRQTFTDGRLVHPEELKHLIPEFSDGLGINKWINTIRYNSELYGWQDRTMLLYAGSRLTGAASEWYNGFRNTLKTFDEFADTIKKAFPDRCNEAVIHSQLASVYKKISESYTSYVYRVNALGMSGHVSEEAIITYVIRGLSRDPLYDSLVTKDYRDIYDLIDNIKRYESHLLLRKNPERRSPSHINTISPRPIPPRQTTTEPLRCYNCSNHGHHSSQCTQPRRAPGSCFRCGSTSHVIRNCPVPDRRQLTVAAVQGNDNETAHLDSGENGNFVQLEAYQEL; this is translated from the exons aaaaacaaaatggaggaACAATCAACCCAGAATTTCATTCCTCAAAGAGTGTGTGCAGATGAAGACGAAGTGACGAACAATGGAAACCACgttgcagcagccgccatCTTGATGAAAGACAAAGCTGCTCCGACATCTTCGACGCAAGGTGCTTCATTCGACGCAACTTCTCATCAATTGGAATTAATGGCGCTACGAGCAAAAATTATGGAAATGGAACAGCGGCAGACGTTTACGGATGGTCGATTGGTTCATCCCGAGGAGTTGAAACATTTGATACCGGAATTTTCTGACGGCCTCGGTATCAATAAGTGGATCAATACGATTCGCTACAATAGCGAATTATATGGATGGCAGGATCGCACGATGCTTTTATATGCAGGCAGTCGGTTGACTGGAGCAGCAAGCGAATGGTACAATGGCTTCCGTAACACTTTGAAGACATTCGACGAATTCGCTGACACAATTAAAAAGGCTTTTCCTGATCGCTGTAACGAAGCCGTTATTCATAGCCAATTAGCATCGGTCTACAAGAAAATTTCTGAGTCGTACACAAGCTATGTATACCGAGTAAATGCGCTGGGAATGTCAGGCCACGTGAGTGAGGAGGCTATCATAACTTATGTCATCAGAGGACTTTCTCGTGACCCTCTCTATGATAGCCTTGTGACCAAGGATTACCGCGATATTTACGACCTGATTGATAACATTAAGCGATATGAATCCCATCTTCTGTTGCGCAAAAACCCAGAACGCCGCAGCCCATCTCACATCAACACCATTTCCCCGAGACCGATTCCACCAAGACAAACGACGACAGAACCTCTTCGATGTTATAACTGCTCGAATCATGGACATCATTCATCGCAATGCACACAACCTCGCCGAGCTCCGGGTTCCTGTTTCCGATGTGGTAGCACATCACATGTCATTCGCAACTGTCCTGTCCCAGATAGACGTCAACTAACGGTTGCTGCGGTACAGGGCAACGACAATGAAACAGCGCATCTAGATTctggggaaaatggaaacttcGTTCAACTTGAGGCCTATCAGGAG CTCTAA